A window of the Streptomyces finlayi genome harbors these coding sequences:
- a CDS encoding NYN domain-containing protein yields MNEVDEPSEGQADVREYLDRTNELLTRVLSEVSKTPSTHAIFVDAGYVYAAAGLLVTGTEDRRNFDLDGEGMIEALIDKARTIFADSRLLRVYWYDGARRRIHTVEQQAIAELPDVKVRLGNLNANNQQKGVDSLIRTDLESLARHRAISDAALVGGDEDLVSAVEAAQGYGARVHLWGIEAGEGRNQAEPLLWEVDSTRTFDLDFCRPYVTRRSVTTYEDDTPAPSRENVRFVGAQIAATWLSARGRESLADLLPGHPYLPGSVDQDLLVEAERLLQHSLRGHAHLRRALRDGFWQHLQSQY; encoded by the coding sequence ATGAACGAAGTGGACGAGCCGTCGGAGGGCCAGGCCGATGTCCGCGAGTACCTGGACCGCACCAACGAGCTGCTCACACGGGTGCTCTCGGAGGTGTCGAAGACCCCTTCGACGCACGCGATCTTCGTGGACGCGGGTTATGTGTACGCCGCGGCAGGGCTGCTCGTCACGGGTACGGAGGACCGCCGCAACTTCGACCTCGACGGCGAAGGAATGATCGAGGCCCTCATCGACAAGGCGCGGACGATCTTCGCGGACAGCAGGCTGCTGCGCGTCTACTGGTACGACGGGGCCAGGCGCCGTATCCACACCGTCGAGCAGCAGGCGATCGCCGAACTTCCCGACGTCAAGGTCAGGCTGGGAAACCTCAACGCCAACAACCAGCAGAAGGGCGTCGATTCGCTGATCCGCACCGACCTCGAATCGCTCGCCCGACACCGGGCCATCAGTGACGCGGCGCTCGTCGGCGGGGACGAGGACCTGGTGTCGGCGGTCGAGGCGGCGCAGGGGTACGGGGCGCGCGTCCATCTCTGGGGCATCGAGGCGGGAGAGGGCCGCAACCAGGCGGAACCGCTGCTGTGGGAGGTCGACAGCACGCGCACCTTCGACCTCGACTTCTGCCGCCCTTACGTCACCCGGCGTTCCGTCACCACGTACGAGGACGACACCCCGGCCCCCTCGCGGGAGAACGTCCGCTTCGTCGGCGCCCAGATCGCGGCCACCTGGCTCTCCGCCCGGGGCCGCGAGTCCCTGGCCGACCTGCTGCCCGGGCATCCCTATCTGCCGGGCTCCGTCGATCAGGACCTCCTGGTGGAGGCCGAGCGGCTGCTCCAGCACTCTCTGCGCGGCCACGCCCATCTGCGGCGGGCGCTGCGCGACGGCTTCTGGCAGCATCTGCAGTCCCAGTACTGA
- a CDS encoding MarC family protein has translation MFDVAVFGSLFLTLFVIMDPPGITPIFLALTAGRPTKVQRGMAFQAVAVAFGVIAVFGLLGQQILDYLHVSVPALMIAGGLLLLLIALDLLTGKTDEPTQTKDVNVALVPLGMPLLAGPGAIVSVILAVQDADGAAGQISVWAAIVAMHVVLWLAMRYSLLIIRVIKDGGVVLVTRLAGMMLSAIAVQQIINGVTQVIQNS, from the coding sequence GTGTTCGACGTCGCTGTCTTCGGATCCCTTTTTCTCACGCTTTTTGTGATTATGGATCCGCCCGGAATCACCCCCATCTTCCTGGCCCTCACCGCAGGGCGCCCCACCAAGGTCCAGCGCGGAATGGCCTTCCAGGCCGTCGCGGTCGCCTTCGGTGTGATCGCCGTGTTCGGTCTGCTCGGCCAGCAGATCCTCGACTATCTCCATGTCTCGGTCCCCGCGCTGATGATCGCGGGCGGACTGCTCCTGCTGCTCATCGCGCTCGACCTGCTCACCGGCAAGACCGACGAGCCCACGCAGACCAAGGACGTCAACGTGGCGCTCGTACCGCTGGGAATGCCGCTGCTCGCGGGCCCCGGTGCGATCGTCTCGGTGATCCTCGCGGTGCAGGACGCCGACGGGGCGGCGGGCCAGATCTCGGTCTGGGCCGCCATCGTCGCCATGCACGTCGTTCTCTGGCTCGCGATGCGCTACTCGCTGCTCATCATCCGCGTCATCAAGGACGGCGGCGTGGTGCTCGTGACCAGACTCGCCGGGATGATGCTGTCGGCCATCGCCGTCCAGCAGATCATCAACGGCGTCACCCAGGTCATCCAGAACTCCTGA
- a CDS encoding PHP domain-containing protein: MRIDLHTHSTASDGTDTPAELVANAAAAGLDVVALTDHDTVAGHAEAIAALPEGLTLVTGAELSCRIDGVSLHMLAYLFDPHEPELAGERELVRDDRVPRAQTMVLRLQELGVPVTWEQVAAIAGDGSVGRPHIATALVDLGVVETVSDAFTPEWLANGGRAYAEKHELDPFDAIRLVKAAGGVTVFAHPLAVKRGDVVPEESIGLLASAGLDGIEVDHMDHDAPTRARLRGLAGDLGLLTTGSSDYHGSRKTVRLGEYTTDPEIYGEITRRAAGAFPVPGAGGPRRP, translated from the coding sequence GTGCGCATCGACCTGCACACCCACTCCACCGCGTCGGACGGCACGGACACCCCCGCCGAGCTGGTGGCCAACGCAGCCGCCGCGGGTCTCGACGTCGTCGCGCTCACCGACCACGACACGGTCGCGGGGCACGCCGAAGCGATCGCGGCCCTGCCGGAGGGCCTCACCCTCGTCACCGGCGCCGAGCTCTCCTGCCGGATCGACGGCGTGAGCCTGCACATGCTGGCGTACCTCTTCGACCCGCACGAGCCCGAACTGGCCGGAGAGCGCGAGCTGGTACGGGACGACCGGGTGCCGCGCGCGCAGACCATGGTGCTCAGGCTCCAGGAGCTGGGCGTCCCGGTCACCTGGGAGCAGGTCGCGGCCATCGCCGGGGACGGCTCGGTCGGCCGCCCGCACATCGCCACCGCACTCGTCGACCTCGGCGTCGTCGAGACCGTGTCCGACGCCTTCACGCCCGAGTGGCTCGCCAACGGCGGACGCGCGTACGCCGAGAAGCACGAACTCGACCCCTTCGACGCGATCCGGCTGGTCAAGGCCGCGGGCGGAGTCACCGTCTTCGCCCATCCGCTCGCCGTGAAGCGGGGCGACGTGGTGCCCGAGGAGTCGATCGGGCTGCTCGCCTCGGCCGGGCTCGACGGCATCGAGGTCGACCACATGGACCACGACGCGCCCACCAGGGCCCGGCTGCGCGGACTCGCCGGTGATCTGGGACTGCTGACCACCGGCTCCAGCGACTACCACGGCAGCCGCAAGACCGTGCGGCTCGGTGAGTACACGACCGACCCCGAGATCTACGGCGAGATCACCCGGCGTGCGGCGGGAGCCTTCCCGGTGCCGGGCGCCGGTGGACCCCGCCGCCCGTAA
- a CDS encoding DUF6758 family protein codes for MRGEPSCPKCGGRVRAPGLFADSWQCPVHGEVYPMQPVTPPSVGSLGVVVHRAQVPVWMPWPLPVGWVFTGVASAGDDRSGGRATAVACSGPGPLGGFGELLLVAEELGVGLGARYAGLDGPDPGPQLCVNGAPEAKVLAAGRPTPLWHVKGAPDDRAVFAGEARGLWLWAILWPEQSGLLMYDELVLTDLRDAGAEVELIPCGALTPRLLTPP; via the coding sequence ATGAGGGGCGAACCCAGTTGCCCGAAGTGCGGTGGCCGGGTCAGGGCGCCCGGTCTGTTTGCCGACTCCTGGCAGTGCCCCGTGCACGGCGAGGTGTACCCGATGCAGCCGGTGACCCCGCCCAGCGTCGGCTCTCTCGGCGTCGTGGTGCACCGCGCGCAGGTACCGGTGTGGATGCCCTGGCCGCTGCCTGTGGGCTGGGTGTTCACTGGCGTGGCGTCCGCGGGGGACGACCGCAGCGGCGGGCGCGCCACCGCCGTAGCCTGCTCGGGTCCCGGACCGCTCGGCGGTTTCGGTGAGCTGCTGCTCGTCGCGGAGGAGCTCGGTGTGGGACTCGGGGCGCGGTACGCCGGCCTGGACGGACCCGACCCCGGCCCGCAGCTGTGCGTCAACGGGGCGCCCGAGGCCAAGGTGCTCGCCGCCGGACGCCCGACACCTCTCTGGCACGTCAAGGGGGCCCCGGACGACCGGGCCGTCTTCGCGGGCGAGGCGCGCGGGCTGTGGCTCTGGGCGATCCTCTGGCCCGAACAGTCCGGGCTGCTGATGTACGACGAGCTGGTGCTGACGGATCTGCGGGACGCCGGGGCCGAAGTGGAGCTCATCCCGTGCGGCGCGCTCACTCCGCGGCTGCTCACTCCCCCCTGA
- a CDS encoding suppressor of fused domain protein → MEEILALVEARLRTALGEPDARADVTFLGTDRIQVLRFIDGDVVRYATLGMSGQPMADPTSPLADPVKGPRAELILSVRAGLADTDQVLRPLAVLAASPQVEGLIVAPGASLDVGQPLWPGAPFSSVLVAEPGGLVEDLELDSPMDPVHFLPLLPMTHNEAAWKRVRGAQELQERWLSHGTDLRDPLRTSVALD, encoded by the coding sequence ATGGAAGAAATTCTTGCGCTGGTCGAGGCACGGCTCCGTACGGCCCTCGGTGAACCGGACGCACGCGCCGACGTGACCTTCCTCGGTACGGACCGCATCCAGGTGCTCCGATTCATCGACGGGGACGTGGTGCGCTACGCCACGCTCGGGATGTCCGGACAGCCGATGGCGGACCCCACATCACCCCTCGCCGACCCGGTGAAGGGACCGCGAGCCGAGCTGATCCTGTCCGTACGGGCAGGGCTCGCCGACACCGACCAGGTGCTGCGCCCGCTGGCCGTACTGGCCGCGTCCCCGCAGGTCGAGGGGCTGATCGTGGCGCCCGGTGCCTCCCTCGACGTGGGGCAGCCGCTGTGGCCGGGCGCGCCCTTCAGCTCCGTCCTGGTCGCCGAACCGGGCGGGCTCGTCGAGGACCTGGAGCTGGATTCGCCCATGGACCCCGTGCATTTCCTGCCGCTCCTGCCGATGACGCACAACGAGGCCGCCTGGAAGAGGGTCAGAGGGGCGCAGGAGCTTCAGGAACGGTGGTTGTCGCACGGCACGGATCTGCGCGATCCGCTGCGTACGTCGGTGGCACTCGACTGA
- a CDS encoding magnesium and cobalt transport protein CorA, with amino-acid sequence MSMIRDLRAAVRPSLRKSNTPYNSYDTTRDPSASSAVVDCAVYRDGRRQETPGCPTPHEAMLRVREQGGFAWIGLHEPTEEEFAGIAREFGLHPLAVEDAVHAHQRPKLERYDDTLFTVFKTIHYVEHAELTATSEVVETGEVMCFTGRDFVITVRHGGQGSLRALRHRLQEDPELLAKGPSAVLHSIADHVVDGYIAVAEAVQDDIDEVEIGVFSTPAKGSPRGSDAGRIYQLKREVLEFKRAVSPLLRPMQLLSERPMRLIDPDIQKYFRDVADHLARVHEEVIGFDELLNSILQANLAQATVTQNEDMRKITSWAAIIAVPTMICGVYGMNFDHMPELQWTYGYPMVMGVIGVVCFSIHRTLKRNGWL; translated from the coding sequence ATGTCGATGATCCGTGACCTGCGCGCCGCCGTGCGCCCGTCCCTGCGCAAGAGCAACACCCCTTACAACAGCTACGACACGACCCGTGACCCGTCCGCCTCCAGCGCCGTCGTCGACTGCGCGGTCTACCGCGACGGACGGCGCCAGGAGACACCCGGCTGCCCGACCCCGCACGAGGCGATGCTCCGGGTACGGGAGCAGGGCGGCTTCGCCTGGATCGGTCTGCACGAGCCGACGGAGGAGGAATTCGCCGGTATCGCCCGGGAGTTCGGCCTCCATCCGCTGGCCGTCGAGGACGCGGTGCACGCGCACCAGCGACCGAAGCTGGAGCGGTACGACGACACGCTGTTCACCGTCTTCAAGACCATCCACTACGTCGAGCACGCCGAGCTGACCGCGACCAGTGAGGTCGTCGAGACCGGCGAGGTCATGTGCTTCACCGGCCGGGACTTCGTCATCACCGTCCGGCACGGCGGACAGGGTTCGCTGCGGGCTCTGCGCCACCGCCTCCAGGAGGACCCCGAGCTGCTGGCCAAGGGCCCCTCTGCCGTACTACACTCCATCGCCGACCATGTCGTCGACGGATACATCGCGGTGGCCGAGGCGGTGCAGGACGACATCGACGAGGTGGAGATCGGCGTCTTCTCCACCCCGGCGAAGGGCAGCCCGCGCGGTTCGGACGCGGGCCGGATCTACCAGCTGAAGCGTGAGGTCCTGGAGTTCAAGCGGGCCGTGTCGCCCCTCCTGCGTCCGATGCAGCTGCTGAGCGAACGGCCCATGCGGCTGATCGACCCGGACATCCAGAAGTACTTCCGCGACGTGGCCGACCACCTGGCCCGGGTGCATGAAGAGGTCATCGGCTTCGACGAGCTGCTGAACTCGATCCTCCAGGCCAACCTGGCGCAGGCGACCGTCACGCAGAACGAGGACATGCGCAAGATCACGTCCTGGGCGGCCATCATCGCCGTGCCGACGATGATCTGCGGGGTGTACGGCATGAACTTCGACCACATGCCGGAGTTGCAGTGGACGTACGGCTACCCGATGGTCATGGGCGTCATCGGCGTCGTCTGCTTCTCCATCCACCGCACCCTCAAGCGCAACGGCTGGCTCTAA